ATTAATGTTAGTAGATAAGCCGTATCCATCATCACCGATAACACCCGTTGCATGTGCTTCATCTAAGTATAAAAAAGCATCATGTTCTTTACTGAGCCTAAAGATTTCATCTATTGGTATAACATCTCCATCCATACCAAAAATAGTTTCAGTAACAATAAACTTTTTCCTTTTTTGATCTTTGAATTTTGTCAATAATTTACTTAAGTGATTCATGTCATTATGATGGTATCGTATAAGCTCAGCATCACTTAAAAATATAGCTTGATATAAACTTGCATGATTTAATTTGTCGAAAAAAACCATAGGTTTATGGCCTAATATTGCCTGATCTAATAAACTTGCAAGAACTGTTACATTAGATTGAAAACCAGAGTTTAAAATAAGAGCTGACTCAGTTTTTTTGTCTTGAGCAATCTTACTTTCAAGATCTTCAAATATTGGTCTATTACCAGATAGTAAACGAGAACCAGTAGATCCTACTCCAAACTGTTTTCCAGCAGATTTTGCTACTTTTAATACCACTTTTGACTTGCTTAATCCAAAATAATCATTACTAGAAAAATCAATAAAATTTTTATCCAAATCTGATTGTAACTGTCTATATTTTTCTTTAGCTTTTAATTCATCAAGATGTTTGTAGTATTCTTTGTACATAATTAATTTTTTATTTACCCAACTTACCTATACCTAAGTAAAATTTAAAACTAATGAAAAAAAAATGGATTCTTTCTGAAATAGACAAAATTTTTAGTCTTCCATTTCCCGAGTTGATTTATACAGCACAAGGAGTACATAGAACACGTTTTAATGGTCATGAAGTACAGATTAGTACACTTTTGAGCATTAAAACAGGTAGTTGTCCTGAAAATTGCTCTTACTGTCCCCAGTCAGCACACTACGATACTGGATTAAAAAAAGAGCCTTTATCAAAAATTTCAGAAGTAATTGAAGCAGCCAAACGTGCAAAAGAAGCTGGTAGTACTCGTTTCTGTATGGGTGCAGCTTGGCGTGGACCACGCGATCAAGATTTAAAAATTGTTTGCGAAATGGTTAGAGAAGTAAAAAAACTAGGTGTTGAGACATGTGTCACACTTGGGTTATTGAAAGACTACCAAGCTAATATGCTTAAAGAGGCTGGTTTAGATTTTTACAATCATAATGTTGATACATCTCAAGAGTATTACGATAAAATTATAACAACACGTACTTTTAAAGATCGTTTAGATACATTGGAGCATGTACGTAGTGCTGGTATCAAGGTTTGTTGTGGTGGTATCCTTGGCATGGGAGAAACTAATCAAGATCGAATAAAAATGTTGATCCTTCTTGCTAACATGGAGGAACCACCAGAATCAGTACCAATTAATATGCTGATGAAAATTCCTGGCACTCCTCTTGAACATGTAGCTGATGTCGATCCGTTTGATTTTGTCCGTACTATTGCAATAGCTAGAATCATAATGCCCACATCTTATATTCGTTTATCAGCTGGGAGAGAAAAAATGTCAGATGAGCTGCAAGCTCTATGTTTCCTTGCTGGAGCTAATTCAATTTTTTATGGTGAAAAGCTACTAACCGCTCAAAATCCGGTACCTGAACAAGATGAATTTTTATTACAAAGATTAGGCCTAAAAAAGTTGCATAACGAGTCATCTATTTCTATCTAATTTTGTAAGCAATAACAGTTAAATCTTGTTTCACGTTTATAAAAAATCATATTTTAAAAACCAAAATGCCTAAGGTATATCGTTTCGTGTATTATGGAAAAAAAGGCAGAAGATATCTTACAAAAGATTACTGATTCCGATTATGAGTATGGCTTT
The nucleotide sequence above comes from Cardinium endosymbiont of Sogatella furcifera. Encoded proteins:
- a CDS encoding aminotransferase class I/II-fold pyridoxal phosphate-dependent enzyme; this translates as MYKEYYKHLDELKAKEKYRQLQSDLDKNFIDFSSNDYFGLSKSKVVLKVAKSAGKQFGVGSTGSRLLSGNRPIFEDLESKIAQDKKTESALILNSGFQSNVTVLASLLDQAILGHKPMVFFDKLNHASLYQAIFLSDAELIRYHHNDMNHLSKLLTKFKDQKRKKFIVTETIFGMDGDVIPIDEIFRLSKEHDAFLYLDEAHATGVIGDDGYGLSTNINLNEIPHLVLGTFSKALGCFGAYVCCSNIIKHYLINKCSGFIYSTSLSPMIIGAAAKAWDLIKDLTDQRQALACKAEKLRNNLQRLGFNIGNSVTHIIPIILGNETSTIHAKAKLLKHGLIVSVIRPPTVPPGTARLRIALNVSHTEIHLDHLIDALKKI
- the bioB gene encoding biotin synthase BioB; the encoded protein is MKKKWILSEIDKIFSLPFPELIYTAQGVHRTRFNGHEVQISTLLSIKTGSCPENCSYCPQSAHYDTGLKKEPLSKISEVIEAAKRAKEAGSTRFCMGAAWRGPRDQDLKIVCEMVREVKKLGVETCVTLGLLKDYQANMLKEAGLDFYNHNVDTSQEYYDKIITTRTFKDRLDTLEHVRSAGIKVCCGGILGMGETNQDRIKMLILLANMEEPPESVPINMLMKIPGTPLEHVADVDPFDFVRTIAIARIIMPTSYIRLSAGREKMSDELQALCFLAGANSIFYGEKLLTAQNPVPEQDEFLLQRLGLKKLHNESSISI